Proteins from one Thermobifida alba genomic window:
- a CDS encoding tetratricopeptide repeat protein translates to MEGFALRQTAVLLHDQGRYEEASGVAERALAVFERGEEWRGAGMALLTLGDCQRERGVPEQAVGSCERALELFRAIDDTWSVAWGRCALGRALADLGRWSEALDRYREALATFRSFGNRRNESRALIGMGEACAALGRTGGARKHLGAAKALLDEIGSEQAADLAERLRGLDVGGE, encoded by the coding sequence GTGGAGGGGTTCGCGCTGCGCCAGACCGCGGTCCTGCTGCACGACCAGGGGCGGTACGAGGAGGCGAGCGGGGTCGCCGAGCGGGCGCTGGCGGTCTTCGAGCGCGGGGAAGAGTGGCGGGGCGCGGGCATGGCCCTGCTGACCCTGGGGGACTGCCAGCGCGAACGCGGGGTACCGGAGCAGGCCGTCGGCAGTTGCGAGCGGGCGCTGGAGCTGTTCCGCGCCATCGACGACACGTGGAGTGTCGCGTGGGGGCGCTGCGCGCTGGGACGCGCCCTGGCCGACCTGGGCCGGTGGTCCGAGGCCTTGGACCGGTACCGCGAGGCGCTGGCCACGTTCCGCTCCTTCGGCAACAGACGCAACGAGTCGCGGGCGCTGATCGGCATGGGGGAGGCGTGTGCGGCACTGGGACGGACCGGGGGCGCCCGGAAGCACCTGGGGGCCGCCAAGGCGCTGCTGGACGAGATCGGCAGCGAGCAGGCCGCCGACCTCGCGGAACGCCTCAGAGGACTTGACGTCGGCGGTGAGTAG
- a CDS encoding UTRA domain-containing protein: protein MTNRRAAATAEEADRLGLGRGAVVMVIRRTYSTAERPMETAGIVVPPDRYELAYTIPVNPDPE, encoded by the coding sequence GTGACGAACCGGCGGGCCGCGGCCACGGCCGAGGAGGCCGACCGGTTGGGACTGGGCCGGGGCGCGGTGGTGATGGTCATCCGCCGCACCTACTCCACTGCGGAACGCCCCATGGAGACCGCCGGCATCGTGGTCCCGCCCGACCGCTACGAACTGGCCTACACCATCCCGGTCAACCCGGACCCCGAGTGA
- a CDS encoding BCCT family transporter — protein sequence MSLLHKLGLRTDPVIFSVSVALTVLFVGASIVFTAPVDALFGTMSAWIITNLGWFYILGVTTFLIFLVWICFSRYGRLRLGRDQDRPEYSRLTWFAMLFAAGIGTILMFWGVAEPISHFANPPQNNVEPQSVPAAQQAMGYTLYHFGLHTWTIFCLPALCFAYFVYRRGLPMRVSSIFHPFLGDRIHGPLGRAIDILAVLGTVFGVAVSLGLGTLQINSGLTALFGVEFSKPVQVLLIAVTTALATTSVALGLDRGIKRLSDLNIALAVGLLLFVLATGSTLYLVRGSIEMVGVYLNWLVPLAFWNDTFGDTGWQGDWTVFYWAWTITWAPFVGIFIARISRGRTIREFVLGVLGLPTAFTLVWFSVFGLSAFDIELNGPGGLVQTVVVEEDIPGALFAFLDNFPFASVVSAVSVLIVIIFFTTSADSAALVVDMLSSRTQEGTTPVRQRVFWAVTSGVVAATLITATGRSGLDALSEVVTVIGLPFFAMGFLMMVALLRSLNDDTVPEAVHHLPTLRVHLPRRRMPRIPRIPRPADGEPAPGSPRWIIPRPGGPGTERPGPERDHSE from the coding sequence ATGTCCCTGCTGCACAAACTGGGCCTGCGCACGGACCCCGTCATCTTCTCCGTCTCGGTGGCGTTGACGGTCCTGTTCGTGGGGGCCTCCATCGTCTTCACCGCCCCCGTGGACGCGCTGTTCGGCACGATGTCCGCCTGGATCATCACCAACCTCGGCTGGTTCTACATCCTCGGCGTCACCACGTTCCTGATCTTCCTGGTCTGGATCTGCTTCAGCCGCTACGGCCGCCTCCGCCTCGGCCGCGACCAGGACCGCCCCGAGTACAGCAGGCTCACCTGGTTCGCCATGCTCTTCGCGGCGGGCATCGGCACCATCCTGATGTTCTGGGGGGTCGCCGAGCCGATCAGCCACTTCGCCAACCCGCCGCAGAACAACGTCGAACCGCAGTCCGTCCCCGCCGCCCAGCAGGCGATGGGCTACACCCTCTACCACTTCGGCCTGCACACCTGGACGATCTTCTGCCTGCCCGCGCTGTGCTTCGCCTACTTCGTCTACCGGCGCGGACTGCCGATGCGGGTCAGTTCGATCTTCCACCCGTTCCTCGGCGACCGCATCCACGGCCCCCTCGGCCGGGCCATCGACATCCTCGCCGTCCTCGGCACCGTGTTCGGCGTCGCCGTCTCCCTCGGCCTGGGCACCCTGCAGATCAACAGCGGCCTGACGGCGCTGTTCGGCGTGGAGTTCAGCAAACCGGTGCAGGTCCTGCTCATCGCCGTGACCACCGCCCTCGCCACGACCTCGGTGGCGCTGGGCCTGGACCGGGGCATCAAGCGGCTGTCCGACCTCAACATCGCCCTGGCGGTCGGCCTGCTGCTGTTCGTCCTGGCCACCGGCTCCACCCTGTACCTGGTCCGGGGCTCCATCGAGATGGTCGGGGTGTACCTGAACTGGCTGGTCCCCCTGGCGTTCTGGAACGACACCTTCGGCGACACCGGCTGGCAGGGCGACTGGACGGTGTTCTACTGGGCGTGGACCATCACCTGGGCGCCGTTCGTCGGCATCTTCATCGCCCGCATCTCCAGGGGCCGCACCATCCGCGAGTTCGTCCTCGGCGTGCTGGGGCTGCCCACCGCGTTCACCCTCGTCTGGTTCAGCGTGTTCGGCCTGTCCGCGTTCGACATCGAACTGAACGGCCCCGGCGGGCTCGTGCAGACCGTGGTGGTGGAGGAGGACATTCCCGGCGCGCTCTTCGCGTTCCTCGACAACTTCCCGTTCGCCTCGGTCGTGTCGGCGGTGTCGGTACTGATCGTGATCATCTTCTTCACCACGTCGGCGGACTCGGCGGCGCTGGTGGTCGACATGCTGTCCTCCCGCACCCAGGAGGGGACGACCCCGGTACGTCAGCGCGTGTTCTGGGCGGTCACCTCGGGCGTGGTGGCGGCCACCCTGATCACCGCCACCGGCCGGTCGGGCCTGGACGCGCTGTCGGAGGTGGTCACCGTCATCGGGCTGCCGTTCTTCGCCATGGGCTTCCTGATGATGGTGGCCCTGCTGCGGTCGCTGAACGACGACACCGTTCCCGAGGCCGTCCACCATCTGCCGACGCTGCGGGTGCACCTGCCCCGCCGCCGCATGCCGCGCATCCCCCGCATCCCCCGCCCGGCGGACGGCGAGCCCGCTCCGGGCTCCCCGCGGTGGATCATCCCGCGTCCCGGGGGGCCGGGGACGGAACGCCCCGGCCCCGAACGGGACCACAGCGAGTAG
- a CDS encoding FAD-binding oxidoreductase: MTRLTGTTLTGTALTELRTGFSGRVLDPGDPDYAQARTVFNTMIDLRPTVIAQCATVDDVARAVRFGRDHGLEIAVRGGGHSVAGSALTDGGIVVDLRMMNEVTVDPEQRTARVGGGATMSHLDRATQPYGLATTGGRVSTTGVCGLVLGGGSGWLERRFGLACDHLLEAELVTADGDLVRASATENPELFWALHGGGGNFGIATSITLRLHELSTVTVDLLFWDAEDGPEVVRAYRDFMGASTDDVGGAVIYLTAPPEEFVPPRLVGRLACAALVIHTGGDHEEAMRDIRPMRELDHVAEVTAEMAYADLQCMLDDPPGYRNYWSAEHLNALPDAAVDRFCSGGERMLVPSPSQYLLAAQGGAVSRTTTDYPVPWRHAAWVVHPFGMWEDPADDERAIQWAHSTRADMSPWAIGSVYLNFIGDEGEQRTVAGFGLDNYRRLARVKARYDPDNVFHRNHNIKPA; the protein is encoded by the coding sequence ATGACCCGGCTCACCGGCACAACACTCACCGGCACCGCGCTCACCGAACTCCGCACCGGCTTCTCCGGCCGGGTCCTCGACCCCGGCGATCCCGACTACGCGCAGGCCAGAACCGTCTTCAACACCATGATCGACCTGCGTCCGACGGTCATCGCCCAGTGCGCCACCGTCGACGACGTCGCCCGGGCGGTCCGGTTCGGCCGCGACCACGGCCTGGAGATCGCGGTCCGCGGCGGCGGCCACAGCGTCGCGGGCAGCGCTCTCACCGACGGCGGCATCGTCGTCGACCTGCGGATGATGAACGAGGTCACGGTCGACCCCGAACAGCGGACCGCACGGGTCGGCGGCGGCGCCACCATGAGCCACCTGGACCGCGCCACCCAGCCGTACGGCCTGGCCACCACCGGCGGCCGGGTGTCCACCACGGGGGTGTGCGGGCTCGTCCTGGGCGGCGGCAGCGGCTGGCTGGAACGCCGGTTCGGCCTGGCCTGCGACCACCTCCTCGAAGCCGAACTGGTCACCGCCGACGGCGACCTCGTGCGCGCCTCCGCCACGGAGAACCCCGAACTGTTCTGGGCGCTGCACGGCGGCGGCGGCAACTTCGGGATCGCCACGTCGATCACGCTGCGCCTGCACGAACTGTCGACGGTCACCGTGGACCTGCTGTTCTGGGACGCCGAGGACGGTCCCGAGGTGGTGCGCGCCTACCGCGACTTCATGGGGGCGTCCACCGACGACGTGGGCGGCGCCGTCATCTACCTCACCGCGCCGCCCGAGGAGTTCGTGCCGCCGCGGCTGGTCGGCCGACTGGCCTGCGCGGCGCTGGTCATCCACACCGGCGGGGACCACGAGGAGGCGATGCGTGACATCCGGCCGATGCGGGAACTCGACCACGTCGCCGAGGTGACCGCCGAGATGGCCTACGCCGACCTGCAGTGCATGCTCGACGACCCGCCCGGCTACCGCAACTACTGGTCGGCGGAGCACCTGAACGCGCTGCCCGACGCGGCGGTGGACCGGTTCTGCTCCGGGGGTGAACGGATGCTCGTCCCCTCGCCGTCGCAGTACCTGCTGGCGGCGCAGGGCGGCGCGGTGTCGCGGACCACGACCGACTACCCGGTGCCGTGGCGGCACGCCGCGTGGGTGGTGCACCCCTTCGGCATGTGGGAGGACCCCGCCGACGACGAGCGCGCCATCCAGTGGGCCCACAGCACCCGCGCGGACATGAGCCCGTGGGCGATCGGGTCGGTCTACCTCAACTTCATCGGCGACGAGGGGGAGCAGCGGACCGTCGCGGGCTTCGGCCTCGACAACTACCGCCGCCTGGCCCGGGTAAAGGCCCGGTACGACCCGGACAACGTCTTCCACCGCAACCACAACATCAAACCCGCCTGA
- the speB gene encoding agmatinase, with protein MSTPIGPTDSSLVPRFAGPATFARLPRADEVEKTDIAVVGIPFDSGVSYRPGARFGPAAIREASRLLRPYHPGLDVSPFAEVQVADGGDIAVNPFAIGDAIETVDESVSRLLSAGTRVVTLGGDHTIALPLLRAVHRVHGPVALLHFDAHLDTWDTYFGEPYTHGTPFRRAVEEGILDTEALSHVGIRGPLYGKKDLEDDRRFGFGILTSADVMRRGVDEVVDLLRQRIGDRPLYVSVDIDVLDPAHAPGTGTPEAGGLTSRELLEILRGLATCNLVGADVVEVAPPYDHAQITATAAAHVAYDLVSVLALRAKNR; from the coding sequence GTGAGCACCCCGATCGGCCCCACCGACTCCAGCCTGGTCCCCCGGTTCGCCGGTCCGGCGACCTTCGCCCGCCTGCCCCGCGCCGACGAGGTGGAGAAGACCGACATCGCCGTGGTCGGCATCCCCTTCGACAGCGGCGTCTCCTACCGTCCCGGCGCCCGGTTCGGCCCGGCCGCCATCCGGGAGGCCAGCCGTCTGCTGCGGCCCTACCACCCCGGACTGGACGTCTCCCCGTTCGCCGAGGTCCAGGTGGCCGACGGCGGCGACATCGCGGTCAACCCGTTCGCGATCGGCGACGCCATCGAGACCGTGGACGAGTCCGTCAGCCGCCTGCTGTCCGCGGGCACCCGGGTGGTCACCCTCGGCGGGGACCACACGATCGCGCTGCCGCTGCTGCGCGCGGTGCACCGCGTCCACGGCCCGGTCGCGCTGCTGCACTTCGACGCGCACCTGGACACCTGGGACACCTACTTCGGGGAGCCCTACACCCACGGCACCCCCTTCCGCCGCGCCGTGGAGGAGGGCATCCTCGACACCGAGGCCCTCTCCCACGTGGGCATCCGGGGGCCCCTCTACGGCAAGAAGGACCTGGAGGACGACCGCCGCTTCGGTTTCGGCATCCTCACCTCCGCCGACGTGATGCGGCGCGGCGTGGACGAGGTCGTCGACCTGCTGCGCCAGCGGATCGGCGACCGGCCGCTGTACGTGTCGGTGGACATCGACGTCCTCGACCCGGCGCACGCCCCCGGCACCGGCACCCCCGAGGCGGGCGGGCTGACCAGCCGGGAACTGCTGGAGATCCTGCGCGGGCTGGCCACCTGCAACCTGGTCGGCGCCGACGTCGTCGAGGTCGCTCCCCCCTACGACCACGCGCAGATCACCGCGACCGCGGCCGCGCACGTCGCCTACGACCTGGTGTCGGTGCTCGCGCTGCGCGCGAAGAACCGCTGA
- a CDS encoding PucR family transcriptional regulator, which yields MPLRAILARRDLALDTLVPAAPDAQVRWATVSELLDPAPYLRGGELLLTAGTNLPEESGTLAGYVAALSAAGVAALGFGVTPVHDTVPAALVEHCRARGLPLLVVPRETPFVAVSQAVGEELERLRMAGQRRFTTAGRSLTRAAVGATPVQEVLTTLSSALGCWTELVGSRPLGRVGRVPALPAETRELIGKVRAAGGPLSAKLQAPPDEVVLHAVGEHTRDRSVLLLGRPRPLDATDRAILGIAVALLGLLSRSQPAVVDDAGRLAARLLLSGAAPDPAVEPLLRTLLSGGERADVYRVLHARWTRRGTRPAPSPTLFGTRLVDDTGEPVRAVLADQGDEEAHLALLDELRAAGWLAAVSGPVPGDALAEADRQAAMLLVRAHAADRPLLPETQPDPFDALLEGEEARAAARTLLGPLAGRDGPSRTLRATLRAWLARHGSWDRAAADLGAHRNSVRYRINRIERDLGVDLSDPEQRMRLWFALSRFDEEAP from the coding sequence GTGCCGCTCCGGGCGATCCTGGCCCGGCGCGACCTCGCGCTGGACACGCTCGTCCCCGCCGCCCCGGACGCGCAGGTGCGCTGGGCGACGGTCAGCGAACTGCTCGACCCCGCCCCGTACCTGAGGGGCGGAGAGCTGCTGCTGACCGCCGGAACCAACCTGCCCGAAGAGAGCGGCACGCTGGCGGGCTACGTGGCGGCACTGTCCGCCGCCGGGGTCGCCGCTCTCGGCTTCGGGGTGACCCCCGTGCACGACACGGTCCCCGCCGCGCTCGTCGAACACTGCCGTGCCCGGGGGCTGCCGCTGCTGGTGGTTCCACGTGAAACACCGTTCGTGGCGGTCAGCCAGGCCGTCGGGGAGGAACTGGAACGGCTGCGGATGGCGGGGCAGCGCCGGTTCACCACCGCCGGACGCTCCCTGACCAGGGCCGCGGTCGGCGCCACCCCGGTGCAGGAGGTGCTGACCACGCTCAGCAGCGCGCTGGGCTGCTGGACGGAACTGGTCGGCTCGCGCCCGCTGGGGCGGGTCGGCCGGGTCCCCGCGCTCCCCGCCGAGACGCGGGAGCTGATCGGCAAGGTGCGGGCGGCGGGCGGCCCGCTCAGCGCCAAACTCCAGGCCCCTCCGGACGAGGTGGTGCTGCACGCGGTCGGGGAGCACACCCGTGACCGGTCGGTGCTGCTGCTGGGGCGGCCCCGGCCGCTGGACGCCACCGACCGCGCGATCCTGGGGATCGCCGTGGCCCTGCTGGGACTGCTGTCCCGGTCGCAGCCGGCCGTGGTCGACGACGCGGGACGGCTCGCCGCCCGGCTGCTGCTGTCCGGTGCGGCGCCCGACCCGGCCGTGGAACCGCTGCTGCGGACCCTGCTGTCCGGAGGGGAACGGGCGGACGTGTACCGGGTGCTGCACGCGCGCTGGACACGCCGCGGGACACGGCCCGCCCCCTCGCCCACGCTCTTCGGCACCCGCCTCGTCGACGACACCGGCGAACCGGTGCGGGCCGTGCTGGCCGACCAGGGCGACGAGGAGGCCCATCTGGCCCTGCTGGACGAGTTGCGCGCGGCCGGCTGGCTGGCCGCGGTGAGCGGGCCGGTCCCCGGCGACGCACTGGCCGAGGCGGACCGGCAGGCCGCGATGCTCCTGGTCCGCGCGCACGCCGCGGACCGCCCGCTGCTTCCCGAGACGCAGCCCGACCCGTTCGACGCGCTGCTGGAAGGGGAGGAGGCCCGGGCGGCGGCGCGGACGCTGCTGGGGCCCCTGGCGGGCCGTGACGGACCCTCCCGCACCCTGCGTGCGACCCTGCGCGCCTGGCTGGCCCGCCACGGCAGCTGGGACCGGGCCGCCGCAGACCTGGGTGCGCACCGCAACAGCGTCCGCTACCGCATCAACCGCATCGAACGCGACCTGGGCGTCGACCTGTCCGACCCGGAACAGCGGATGCGGTTGTGGTTCGCCCTGTCCCGATTCGACGAGGAGGCGCCGTGA
- a CDS encoding WD40 repeat domain-containing protein gives MWDFESGDFLHFLDWDEDGGCDQVSVLAFSPDGTALAAGCTDGGLRLWDMESGGQVATLIDPARSDTYEFGITSVTFDADGAVVTGAARDDVVQRWDVATGKLLSAAGPSDPEHMEYTPGYPEALHPDGAVLATEYGHEHVRLWDTESGEKGATFEGSGANLSVDALAFSADGSVLASGGDEVIEVWEVESGRSLAVVPYGGSSARIDEFVLSPDGSRLLSSDSEGRIILWDVAPGGSGDREFLDLHDSEVTALAFHPDGSLVVSGDEKGAIELHVLETADDG, from the coding sequence GTGTGGGACTTCGAGAGCGGGGACTTCCTGCACTTCCTCGACTGGGACGAGGACGGAGGCTGCGACCAGGTCTCCGTGTTGGCGTTCAGCCCGGATGGGACCGCGCTGGCCGCCGGTTGCACCGACGGCGGTCTCCGGTTGTGGGACATGGAGAGCGGGGGGCAGGTGGCCACCCTGATCGACCCGGCCCGGTCCGATACGTACGAGTTCGGGATCACCTCGGTGACGTTCGACGCGGACGGGGCCGTGGTGACCGGTGCCGCGAGGGACGACGTGGTGCAGAGGTGGGATGTCGCGACCGGGAAGCTGCTCTCCGCTGCCGGCCCCTCCGATCCCGAGCACATGGAGTACACCCCGGGGTATCCGGAGGCGCTGCATCCGGACGGGGCCGTGTTGGCCACCGAGTACGGCCACGAGCACGTGCGGCTGTGGGACACGGAGAGCGGGGAGAAAGGCGCCACCTTCGAGGGATCGGGTGCCAACCTCTCGGTCGACGCCCTGGCGTTCAGCGCGGACGGCTCCGTGCTGGCCAGCGGTGGTGATGAGGTGATCGAGGTGTGGGAGGTCGAGTCCGGCAGGAGCCTGGCCGTCGTCCCGTACGGCGGCTCCTCGGCGCGGATCGATGAGTTCGTTCTCAGTCCGGACGGTTCCCGGCTGCTCAGCAGCGACAGCGAGGGCCGGATCATCCTGTGGGACGTGGCTCCCGGAGGAAGCGGGGACCGGGAGTTCCTGGACCTCCACGACAGCGAGGTCACCGCGCTGGCATTCCACCCGGACGGTTCCCTGGTGGTCAGCGGTGACGAGAAGGGCGCCATCGAACTGCACGTCCTGGAGACCGCCGACGACGGGTGA
- a CDS encoding WD40 repeat domain-containing serine/threonine protein kinase, which yields MEPLQPGDPGRIGPYRLVSRLGVGGMGQVFLARSPGGRPVVVKVILPEYASDAEYRARFAREVEAARRVGGFHTAQVVDADPTADPPWMATAYVPGPSLRQAVTERGPLRDRNLRTLAAGLVEGLAAIHARDLVHRDFKPSNIILAADGPRVIDFGVARPLDGSSMTQSGAVIGTLAYMSPEQVGGGQVGQASDVFSLGTVLAFAATGRSPYMADSIGAIVARIVGPPPELTELPDDLRELIHACWEQDPDRRPTTAELLARLSTDQTGDDWPPSHLADLIGSVLSPGVVTSPNPSITAVESPEPHGPPELPRQHSPPLPDRPPDPGGGTEDGPRPPGPVTPEEDGLRSPVPVVPEEDGPRQPGPAVPNPGWSPPRVRPPRWKRFLRERRSLVGAAVTATVLGVAASLLVWLWTPSGLYSGETPPETGAPSGPAEWSGLTEPRVLDVGDQVLAVAFSPDGSVLAGGSADGAIRLWKAGDGEEPAVLEGHSDWVRSVAFSPDGSVLASASDDGTVRLWDVAAGEERAVLEGHSDWVRSVAFSPDGSVLASASDDRTVRLWDTGGGEERNTLDEHTHQVLAVAFSPDGSLLASASKDDTVRLWNTPDGEEQAALEGNAGNALSVAFSPDGSLLANGNEDHTVRLWDVAAGEERAVLEGHSDWVRSVAFSPDGSLLASASDDGTVRLWNTPDGEEREILDGHTDRVWSVAFSPEGSVLASASKDGTVRLRPLDTG from the coding sequence ATGGAGCCGTTGCAGCCGGGAGATCCCGGACGGATCGGTCCGTACCGGCTGGTGAGCCGCCTGGGTGTGGGTGGGATGGGGCAGGTGTTCCTGGCCCGGTCCCCGGGCGGGCGTCCAGTGGTGGTCAAGGTCATCCTCCCCGAGTACGCCTCCGACGCCGAGTACCGTGCCCGCTTCGCCCGTGAGGTGGAGGCGGCGCGCCGGGTGGGCGGCTTCCACACGGCCCAGGTCGTCGACGCCGACCCCACCGCCGATCCGCCGTGGATGGCCACCGCCTACGTGCCCGGCCCCTCCCTGCGGCAGGCGGTGACGGAACGCGGCCCGCTGCGGGACCGCAACCTGCGCACCCTGGCGGCCGGACTGGTCGAGGGGCTGGCCGCGATCCACGCCCGCGACCTGGTGCACCGCGACTTCAAACCGAGCAACATCATCCTGGCCGCCGACGGGCCGCGCGTCATCGACTTCGGTGTCGCCCGGCCGTTGGACGGCAGCAGCATGACCCAGAGCGGCGCGGTGATCGGCACTCTGGCCTACATGTCCCCCGAACAGGTCGGGGGCGGCCAGGTGGGGCAGGCCAGCGACGTGTTCTCCCTGGGGACCGTGCTGGCGTTCGCGGCTACCGGCCGCTCCCCGTACATGGCCGACTCGATCGGGGCGATCGTCGCGCGCATCGTCGGCCCGCCACCCGAACTGACCGAACTCCCCGATGACCTGAGAGAGCTGATCCACGCGTGCTGGGAGCAGGACCCCGACCGGCGGCCCACCACGGCGGAGCTGCTCGCCCGGCTCAGCACCGACCAGACCGGCGACGACTGGCCCCCGTCCCACCTGGCCGACCTGATCGGCTCGGTCCTCTCCCCCGGAGTGGTGACCTCCCCGAATCCGTCGATCACCGCGGTCGAATCCCCGGAACCGCACGGCCCCCCGGAACTTCCGCGACAGCACAGCCCTCCGCTGCCGGACCGACCCCCCGATCCCGGGGGCGGAACGGAGGACGGCCCGAGGCCCCCCGGCCCGGTCACCCCGGAAGAGGACGGGCTGAGGTCCCCCGTCCCGGTCGTCCCGGAAGAGGACGGCCCGAGGCAACCCGGTCCGGCCGTCCCGAACCCCGGCTGGTCACCTCCGCGAGTGCGACCACCACGGTGGAAGCGGTTCCTCCGGGAACGGAGAAGCCTCGTCGGCGCGGCTGTGACGGCAACCGTGCTCGGGGTCGCCGCGTCCCTGCTCGTCTGGCTCTGGACGCCGTCCGGCCTGTACAGCGGAGAAACCCCACCGGAGACGGGGGCGCCCTCCGGCCCCGCCGAGTGGTCCGGGCTGACCGAACCGCGGGTCCTCGACGTCGGGGACCAGGTCCTCGCGGTGGCGTTCAGTCCGGACGGTTCGGTGCTGGCCGGCGGAAGCGCCGACGGGGCCATCCGCCTGTGGAAGGCCGGGGACGGGGAGGAACCAGCGGTCCTGGAGGGGCATTCCGACTGGGTGCGGTCGGTGGCGTTCAGTCCGGACGGTTCGGTGCTGGCCAGCGCGAGCGACGACGGCACGGTCCGGTTATGGGATGTCGCGGCGGGGGAGGAGCGGGCCGTGCTGGAGGGGCATTCCGACTGGGTGCGGTCGGTGGCGTTCAGTCCGGACGGTTCGGTGCTGGCCAGCGCGAGCGACGACCGCACGGTCCGCCTGTGGGACACCGGGGGCGGAGAAGAGCGGAACACCCTGGACGAGCACACCCACCAGGTCCTCGCGGTGGCGTTCAGTCCCGACGGTTCGCTGCTGGCCAGCGCGAGCAAGGACGACACCGTCCGCCTGTGGAACACCCCGGACGGAGAGGAACAGGCCGCCCTGGAGGGAAACGCGGGCAACGCCCTCTCCGTGGCGTTCAGTCCCGACGGTTCGCTGCTGGCCAACGGGAACGAGGACCACACCGTCCGGTTGTGGGATGTCGCGGCGGGGGAGGAGCGGGCCGTGCTGGAGGGGCATTCCGACTGGGTGCGGTCGGTGGCGTTCAGCCCGGACGGTTCGCTGCTGGCCAGCGCGAGCGACGACGGCACCGTCCGCCTGTGGAACACCCCGGACGGGGAGGAACGGGAAATCCTCGACGGACACACCGACCGGGTGTGGTCGGTGGCGTTCAGCCCGGAGGGTTCGGTGCTGGCCAGCGCCAGCAAGGACGGCACCGTCCGCCTGCGGCCGCTCGACACGGGGTGA